GAGGGAGAGGTTGATCGAACTTACGTTAAATCTCTTGACTATTTTCCAATGACAAATGACCAATGACTAATGCCCAATCACAAAAAAGAGGGACAAGCCTGCTACCGCTGGCTAATCCCGTCTGCCGATCCTTAAAGAGAGGAGAACACTGTATAACAATATAGCCTTGGTTGAGAATAGATGTCAACTATTAATGAAAAAGTTTATCAATAAAATTGAGGTGTTGATTTTAGCTATCGAGGGTACGCAGGAAAGAGTATTATGATGTTTCAGTTCTTGTACAATAAAAAGTCGCCTAATTCTGGCTATGACAGGACAACTGCGTGTTTACGTTCCACCCCATCCCCTGATTAAGCACTGGCTGGCAGTCGCCCGTGATGCTGCAACACCTTCAGTACTATTTCGCAGTGCGATGACTGAGTTGGGAAGATGGCTGACTTATGAAGCTGCGCGAGACTGGTTGCCAACACAAGAGACAATGGTGCAAAGTCCCTTGGATTCCTGTCCAGCAACTTTGATTGATCCACAAGTGCCTGTGGCAGTAGTACCGATTCTGCGGGCTGGACTAGGATTACTGGAAGGAGCGCAGACTTTACTGCCTCTAGCATCGATTTATCATCTTGGTTTGGTGCGAGATGAAGAGACGCTGCAAATTCAGTGTTACTTGAACAAATTGCCTGAAAAATTTGCTCCCCAAACACGGGT
This region of Nostoc sp. UHCC 0302 genomic DNA includes:
- the upp gene encoding uracil phosphoribosyltransferase, producing the protein MTGQLRVYVPPHPLIKHWLAVARDAATPSVLFRSAMTELGRWLTYEAARDWLPTQETMVQSPLDSCPATLIDPQVPVAVVPILRAGLGLLEGAQTLLPLASIYHLGLVRDEETLQIQCYLNKLPEKFAPQTRVLITDPMLATGGSIMTAMAELTQRGVDPALTRIVCVVAAPPALQKLSVAYPSLIIYTATIDEKLNDKGYIVPGLGDAGDRIFGT